Proteins encoded within one genomic window of Cucumis sativus cultivar 9930 chromosome 3, Cucumber_9930_V3, whole genome shotgun sequence:
- the LOC101209753 gene encoding probable serine/threonine-protein kinase fhkB isoform X2 encodes MYLYDNVVKWNDSAGEEAFHNAKSRFWAEINGLPCDISLPDPDIYIDEIDWNCNVDPDLMLDLEREQIAPVREGDVVIASLYEALGLYQSYTCVGWGEAKEDLQKPKAEPGNCDQKVDDGQNSWEMSSATKNNVGLRDEYLNNSVGWNDWGNNHTHNPSYNQNHNHKESDNRFTNRIWRTCDVNCKNSGGNWYHSSTFKGSRFHYDGYQKENGWRNSRRGGRKRVNFAHEPNNSPECWKNSNPNRPVNQQWSSNGINGVRRNQFCEY; translated from the coding sequence ATGTACCTTTATGACAATGTGGTTAAATGGAATGACTCGGCTGGTGAAGAAGCGTTTCATAATGCAAAGAGTAGGTTTTGGGCGGAAATTAATGGATTGCCTTGCGATATATCGTTGCCTGATCCTGACATTTATATCGATGAGATCGATTGGAATTGTAATGTTGACCCTGATCTAATGTTAGATTTGGAGAGAGAACAGATTGCTCCTGTTAGGGAGGGAGATGTAGTGATTGCGAGTTTGTATGAGGCTCTTGGCTTGTATCAGTCATATACATGCGTCGGATGGGGCGAAGCTAAAGAAGATCTTCAGAAACCGAAAGCAGAGCCGGGTAATTGTGATCAGAAGGTGGATGATGGACAAAACTCTTGGGAGATGAGTTCTGCTACCAAGAATAATGTGGGTTTGAGAGATGAGTATTTGAATAATTCAGTTGGTTGGAATGATTGGGGGAATAATCACACTCACAACCCCAGTTACAATCAAAATCACAATCACAAAGAATCAGACAATAGGTTTACGAATCGGATTTGGAGAACATGTGATGTGAACTGCAAAAACTCGGGTGGGAATTGGTACCATTCATCGACATTCAAGGGATCGAGATTTCATTACGATGGCTATCAAAAGGAAAATGGTTGGAGAAACAGCAGGAGAGGAGGAAGGAAGAGAGTAAATTTTGCTCATGAACCTAATAATTCTCCTGAATGTTGGAAGAATTCGAATCCTAATAGACCAGTAAACCAACAATGGTCTAGCAATGGGATAAATGGAGTCAGGAGAAACCAGTTTTGTGAATATTGA
- the LOC101209753 gene encoding uncharacterized protein LOC101209753 isoform X1, which yields MGNWRRRYGSEIPHHQLLKSPRNPSPDNWHAGVPSWEKKFCSSVGLISWKKLLDTKKCMYLYDNVVKWNDSAGEEAFHNAKSRFWAEINGLPCDISLPDPDIYIDEIDWNCNVDPDLMLDLEREQIAPVREGDVVIASLYEALGLYQSYTCVGWGEAKEDLQKPKAEPGNCDQKVDDGQNSWEMSSATKNNVGLRDEYLNNSVGWNDWGNNHTHNPSYNQNHNHKESDNRFTNRIWRTCDVNCKNSGGNWYHSSTFKGSRFHYDGYQKENGWRNSRRGGRKRVNFAHEPNNSPECWKNSNPNRPVNQQWSSNGINGVRRNQFCEY from the exons ATGGGGAATTGGAGAAGACGATACGGCTCTGAAATTCCTCATCATCAGCTACTCAAATCCCCCAGAAACCCCTCTCCAG ATAATTGGCACGCTGGTGTGCCGTCGTGGGAAAAGAAGTTTTGTTCATCTGTTGGGTTGATTTCATGGAAGAAGTTGTTGGATACTAAGAAGTGTATGTACCTTTATGACAATGTGGTTAAATGGAATGACTCGGCTGGTGAAGAAGCGTTTCATAATGCAAAGAGTAGGTTTTGGGCGGAAATTAATGGATTGCCTTGCGATATATCGTTGCCTGATCCTGACATTTATATCGATGAGATCGATTGGAATTGTAATGTTGACCCTGATCTAATGTTAGATTTGGAGAGAGAACAGATTGCTCCTGTTAGGGAGGGAGATGTAGTGATTGCGAGTTTGTATGAGGCTCTTGGCTTGTATCAGTCATATACATGCGTCGGATGGGGCGAAGCTAAAGAAGATCTTCAGAAACCGAAAGCAGAGCCGGGTAATTGTGATCAGAAGGTGGATGATGGACAAAACTCTTGGGAGATGAGTTCTGCTACCAAGAATAATGTGGGTTTGAGAGATGAGTATTTGAATAATTCAGTTGGTTGGAATGATTGGGGGAATAATCACACTCACAACCCCAGTTACAATCAAAATCACAATCACAAAGAATCAGACAATAGGTTTACGAATCGGATTTGGAGAACATGTGATGTGAACTGCAAAAACTCGGGTGGGAATTGGTACCATTCATCGACATTCAAGGGATCGAGATTTCATTACGATGGCTATCAAAAGGAAAATGGTTGGAGAAACAGCAGGAGAGGAGGAAGGAAGAGAGTAAATTTTGCTCATGAACCTAATAATTCTCCTGAATGTTGGAAGAATTCGAATCCTAATAGACCAGTAAACCAACAATGGTCTAGCAATGGGATAAATGGAGTCAGGAGAAACCAGTTTTGTGAATATTGA
- the LOC101218199 gene encoding serine carboxypeptidase-like 45 translates to MDSKCKQWIISILLLVGVILCSRIECSKESDRILRLPGQPSSSTVNFQQFSGYITVDDYQNRALFYYFVEAYTDPSSKPLLLWLDGGPGCSSLGVGAFVEHGPFRPEGDVLIHNRFSWNNVANILYVESPAGVGFSFSENITFYTTVNDTITAQDNLVFLERWFKKFPEYKNRDFFISGESYAGHYVPQLATLILQSKLSIFNLKAIAIGNPLLEFYTDFNARGEYLWTHGLISDSTYKLLNKVCNISEITRQSILHNVSTSCSFVDNSVSKEYSEFINLYSVNLDVCTSSTLSQAASSFLSKRTPRKTLPQYSVLQSGKIDVCIADEVSSYLNREDVQKALHAHLLGGLSNWSFCSFVLKYDKKNLLIPTIDTLGSLVHSGIRVLVYSGDEDAVIPLIGSRRLVNKLAKSLRLNTTLPYSPWFYNHQVGGWVETYGEKNSLSFATVRGGAHQAPYTAPQRSLTLITAFLQGTNP, encoded by the exons atggattcTAAGTGTAAGCAATGGATAATATCAATACTATTATTGGTGGGAGTAATTCTGTGTTCAAGAATAGAGTGTTCAAAAGAGAGTGATAGAATCTTGAGGTTGCCAGGACAACCAAGTAGTAGTACTGTTAACTTCCAACAATTTTCAGGTTATATTACAGTTGATGATTACCAAAACAGAGCTCTTTTCTACTATTTTGTTGAAGCCTACACTGATCCTTCTTCTAAGCCTCTTCTTCTTTGGCTCGATGGAG gtCCAGGGTGTTCATCATTGGGTGTTGGAGCTTTTGTTGAGCATGGCCCTTTCAGACCAGAAGGAGATGTTTTGATTCATAATCGCTTCAGCTGGAACAATG TGGCAAACATTCTATATGTTGAATCTCCAGCTGGAGTTGGCTTCTCATTTTCTGAAAACATCACATTCTATACCACAGTTAATGACACTATTACAG CACAAGACAACTTGGTATTTCTTGAACGATGGTTCAAAAAGTTTCCTGAATACAAAAATCGAGATTTCTTCATTAGCGGTGAAAGCTATGCAGGTCATTATGTTCCACAGCTTGCAACACTCATTCTCCAATCAAAACTCAGCATCTTTAACCTCAAAGCTATAGCT ATAGGGAATCCATTGTTGGAGTTCTACACAGATTTCAATGCAAGAGGGGAATATTTATGGACACATGGCTTGATTTCAGACTCAACATATAAGCTTTTGAACAAAGTTTGTAATATTTCTGAAATCACGAGACAATCCATTCTCCACAATGTTTCAACATCTTGTTCTTTTGTTGATAATTCGGTATCTAAAGAATATTCTGAGTTCATCAACTTGTATTCTGTCAACCTTGACGTTTGTACATCCTCAACACTTTCACAAGCAGCTTCTTCGTTTCTCTCAAAACGAACTCCTCGCAAAACCCTTCCGCAATACTCGGTActtc AAAGTGGAAAGATAGATGTGTGTATAGCAGATGAAGTTAGTAGTTACTTAAACAGAGAGGACGTCCAAAAGGCTCTTCATGCTCACCTTCTTGGTGGACTTTCCAATTGGAGTTTCTGCAGCTT TGTTTTGAAATATGATAAGAAGAACTTATTGATACCTACCATTGACACCTTGGGTTCCCTTGTTCACTCAGGAATTAGGGTTCTTGTGTACAg TGGAGATGAAGATGCAGTTATTCCATTGATTGGGAGTAGAAGATTGGTGAATAAATTAGCAAAAAGTTTAAGGTTGAACACAACCCTACCTTACTCACCTTGGTTTTACAACCATCAG GTTGGAGGATGGGTAGAAACATATGGGGAAAAGAACAGTCTATCATTTGCAACAGTGAGAGGTGGAGCTCATCAAGCTCCATATACAGCCCCTCAAAGATCTTTAACACTTATTACTGCTTTTCTTCAAGGAACCAACCCATGA
- the LOC101218440 gene encoding uncharacterized protein LOC101218440 — translation MGTCVSTHAKIVPAKKKHHRHHRRQSRKSKGMRKTNSIVEGHVKKRHSNAGGGGVVTDYAVSEFVHMDFEHGATTTCCRSEVTNSTFHLTQLQWQHSQYDANGICQEELWYDSVSLVDQSDSDEEFCSVHGDMIADGFPVVGNAIGNIPATGQVVQYERSACFVDNNCKYEEFCSESYLKIDGGKAKKLVGKENYEESSSTYAMVSAPGYGLSRLAKAEACGKKKTLLDRHSYGSFKGLKVDRQSHEDNNTSLRKLVSAASFNEKILNSQTPQPPQKMQSAVFRLSFRRRSCDVFETNEHCESKKYLYRPRAGHIIPRFKGEKPTPGCWCEIPPSTFKLRGPNYFKDRVKSPASNFSPYVPIGVDLFICPRKINHIAQHLELPNIEANATDVPPLLIVNIQLPTYPAAMFLGDSDGEGMSLVLYFRVSENFNNEISSHYKENIKKFIDDEMERCKGFAKESVFPFRERLKIMAGLVNPEDLQLSSTEKKLVNAYNEKPVLSRPQHNFFTGSNYFEIDLDIHRFSYISRKGLDSFRDRLRNGIIDLGLTIQAQKPEELPEQVLCCLRLNKVDFVDQGQLPTLVTIEEED, via the exons atgggGACCTGTGTATCAACTCATGCAAAAATAGTACcagcaaaaaagaaacatcATCGTCATCATCGTAGGCAATCAAGAAAGTCAAAGGGtatgagaaaaacaaattctaTCGTAGAAGGTCATGTTAAGAAACGACATAGCAATGCAGGAGGAGGTGGTGTCGTCACTGATTATGCCGTCAGTGAATTTGTTCATATGGATTTCGAACATGGCGCTACAACCACATGTTGTAGATCAGAGGTTACCAATTCTACTTTCCATCTCACCCAATTGCAATGGCAACATAGTCAATATGACGCCAATG GGATTTGCCAAGAGGAATTGTGGTATGATTCTGTGAGCTTAGTGGATCAATCTGATTCTGATGAAGAGTTCTGTAGTGTACATGGAG ATATGATTGCAGATGGGTTTCCAGTGGTGGGGAATGCAATTGGGAACATACCAGCAACTGGTCAAGTGGTTCAATATGAAAGATCAGCATGTTTTGTGGACAACAATTGCAAATATGAAGAGTTTTGTAGTGAGAGTTACTTGAAAATAGATGGAGGGAAGGCAAAGAAGTTagtaggaaaagaaaattatgaagaATCTAGCAGTACTTATGCCATGGTTAGTGCTCCTGGTTATGGCCTTTCTCGTTTGGCTAAGGCTGAAGCTTGTGGAAAAAAGAAGACTTTGTTGGATCGTCATTCTTATGGAAGCTTTAAAGGCCTCAAAGTTGATAGGCAAAGCCACGAAGATAATAACACCAGCTTGAGGAAATTGGTGTCTGCTGCTAGCTTTAATGAGAAGATTTTGAATTCTCAAACTCCCCAACCTCCTCAGAAAATGCAATCTGCTGTTTTTCGCCTTTCGTTTAGACGTCGATCATGTGATGTTTTCGAAACCAACGAACATT GTGAGTCGAAGAAGTACTTATACCGTCCAAGAGCTGGGCATATAATTCCAAGGTTCAAAGGAGAGAAACCAACTCCTGGATGTTGGTGTGAGATTCCCCCATCAACATTTAAACTTCGAGGTCCTAACTATTTCAA AGATAGAGTAAAATCCCCCGCTTCAAACTTTAGTCCATACGTCCCGATAGGTGTCGATTTGTTCATATGCCCCAGAAAGATAAACCACATTGCACAGCACCTCGAGCTTCCCAACATTGAAGCCAATGCCACTGACGTTCCTCCGTTGCTCATTGTAAACATCCAG TTACCAACATATCCAGCTGCAATGTTCCTTGGTGATAGTGATGGGGAAGGGATGAGTCTGGTTTTGTACTTCAGAGTTTCTGAGAATTTCAATAACGAAATCTCTAGTCATTATAAGGAAAACATCAAG AAATTTATCGACGACGAGATGGAAAGGTGCAAGGGTTTTGCAAAAGAGTCAGTTTTTCCCTTTAGAGAAAGGCTTAAGATCATGGCAGGACTTGTTAATCCGGAGGATCTCCAACTAAGTTCAACAGAAAAGAAGCTTGTAAATGCCTACAATGAAAAACCAGTCCTCTCTCGTCCTCAGCACAACTTTTTTACG GGTTCAAATTACTTTGAGATCGATTTAGATATTCATCGATTTAGCTACATATCAAGAAAGGGACTCGATTCATTTCGAGACCGTCTAAGGAACGGAATAATCGATCTTGGTTTAACAATCCAG GCACAAAAGCCAGAGGAATTGCCAGAGCAAGTGTTGTGCTGTTTGAGATTGAACAAAGTTGATTTTGTGGATCAAGGCCAGCTCCCAACTTTAGTTACTATTGAAGAGGAGGATTGA
- the LOC101209999 gene encoding lamin-like protein — translation MGIGRGGSGRIRFIIRKKMVMVCTGWLLLIMVTIGKGEELHKVGNSQGWTPNQNYTHWSSSHHFYLGDWLYFVFDKRYYNVLEVNKRSFEDCNEKDFIKNITRGGRDVFQLTELHPYFFIGGGGYCFQGMKLAVYMSTVDHSAPAPSPAGSNKSGGAFLSNNPTLCCSILNALLLFVAIFFLGG, via the exons aTGGGAATAGGAAGAGGAGGAAGTGGTAGAATAAGATTTATCATAAGGAAGAAGATGGTAATGGTTTGTACTGGATGGTTATTGTTAATAATGGTAACAATTGGAAAGGGAGAGGAGCTTCATAAGGTGGGAAATTCACAAGGATGGACCCCTAATCAAAACTACACTCATTGGTCCTCTTCTCACCATTTCTATCTTGGTGATTGGCTTT ATTTTGTGTTCGACAAACGGTATTACAATGTATTGGAAGTGAACAAAAGGAGTTTCGAGGACTGCAACGAGAAGGACTTCATAAAGAACATCACAAGAGGTGGACGAGACGTGTTTCAGCTGACAGAGTTGCATCCATACTTTTTCATTGGCGGTGGCGGGTACTGCTTCCAAGGAATGAAACTCGCCGTCTACATGTCGACAGTTGATCATTCCGCCCCAGCTCCGTCGCCTGCAGGCTCTAACAAAAGTGGTGGTGCATTCCTATCAAATAATCCCACCCTTTGTTGTTCAATTTTGAATGCCCTTCTGCTTTTTGTAGCCATTTTCTTTCTCGGTGGTTAA
- the LOC101210415 gene encoding lamin-like protein: MEVLRTRVGGSGLLVAVAAVVILLAAVPEVSATRWTVGGNMGWNTNVNYTTWAQGKHFYYDDWLFFVYDRNQMNVLEVNKTDYENCISDHPLHNFTTGAGRDVVHLNVTRPYYFISGKGFCFGGMKLAIHVEHLPPPPSSSPLNEKSSALRSTNTGHTPFVLTAVFAIAAVLEVFTRVW, encoded by the exons ATGGAAGTTCTAAGAACAAGGGTCGGTGGCAGTGGGCTTCTGGTGGCCGTTGCGGCAGTGGTGATACTGCTGGCGGCGGTGCCGGAAGTTTCGGCGACACGGTGGACTGTCGGTGGCAACATGGGTTGGAATACTAATGTGAACTATACTACCTGGGCTCAGGGAAAGCACTTCTATTATGATGATTGGCTCT TTTTTGTGTATGACAGGAACCAAATGAATGTGTTGGAGGTGAACAAGACAGACTATGAGAATTGCATTTCTGATCATCCACTCCACAATTTCACCACAGGAGCTGGAAGAGATGTGGTTCATTTGAATGTCACCAGGCCTTATTACTTCATAAGTGGAAAAGGCTTTTGCTTTGGAGGCATGAAGCTTGCTATCCATGTCGAACACCTACCTCCCCCGCCCTCATCCTCACCCTTGAACGAAAAGAGCAGTGCTCTTAGATCTACCAACACTGGACACACCCCATTCGTTCTAACCGCTGTTTTCGCCATTGCTGCTGTACTTGAAGTTTTCACTCGGGTCTGGTAG